A region of Coraliomargarita sinensis DNA encodes the following proteins:
- a CDS encoding sulfatase, giving the protein MPQITLRFHLLAIILIACSAVAAPKNVLLICVDDLRPELKSFGADYIHSPNIDKLAATGRAFTRHYVNAPSCGPSRYTLLTGQYGPPHNGALFVRAERLEKDETSVPPSMPEWFRKHGYTTVSVGKISHHPGGRGGRNWDDGSKLEMPNAWDRHLMPSGEWQHPRGAMHGLAHGSIRKRAGEHPVFEAKEGPNEIYPDGLIANEGMRQIEDLAKSDEPFFLAVGLIRPHLPFGAPKRFLDLYEGVDLPPIPHPDKPGSPSTWHRSGEFMKYQRWGKNPNNDPQFADAVRRHYAACVSYVDDHVGMLIEKLEASGAADDTVIVLWGDHGFHLGEHTIWGKHALFEESLHSPLIIISPEVEKPGTAANGVVETLDIFPTLCDLTGVETPDFATGKSLLPMLHDPATPGHSAIAYIGSAKTVRTDRYRYIAHKNGEQELYDHASPEKETRNIAGQNPKVVQLLQKILEEELAK; this is encoded by the coding sequence ATGCCACAGATTACCCTAAGGTTTCATTTACTTGCCATCATCTTGATCGCCTGCTCGGCAGTTGCCGCGCCGAAAAACGTTTTGTTGATCTGCGTTGATGATCTCCGCCCGGAGCTGAAAAGTTTCGGGGCCGACTACATCCACTCGCCGAACATCGACAAACTGGCCGCTACCGGCCGGGCCTTTACACGACACTACGTCAATGCACCGAGCTGCGGGCCGTCCCGTTACACGTTGCTGACCGGGCAATACGGACCGCCGCACAACGGCGCCCTCTTCGTGCGTGCGGAGCGCTTGGAAAAGGACGAAACCTCTGTCCCGCCCAGCATGCCGGAGTGGTTTCGCAAGCACGGCTATACCACCGTTTCGGTGGGAAAGATTTCCCATCATCCCGGTGGGCGGGGTGGCCGTAACTGGGATGACGGTAGTAAGCTGGAAATGCCCAACGCCTGGGACCGGCACTTGATGCCCTCCGGTGAATGGCAGCATCCCAGAGGTGCCATGCATGGTCTGGCTCATGGCAGCATACGAAAGCGGGCGGGCGAACATCCGGTCTTTGAAGCGAAAGAAGGCCCGAACGAGATCTACCCCGACGGACTCATCGCCAACGAAGGGATGCGTCAAATCGAAGATCTGGCCAAGTCGGACGAACCTTTCTTCCTGGCCGTTGGCCTGATTCGCCCGCATCTGCCTTTCGGTGCGCCCAAAAGATTTCTCGACCTCTACGAAGGCGTCGATCTGCCCCCGATCCCCCATCCGGACAAACCCGGAAGCCCATCCACCTGGCATCGCTCCGGCGAGTTCATGAAGTATCAGCGCTGGGGCAAAAATCCCAACAACGACCCGCAATTCGCGGATGCCGTCCGGCGCCACTATGCTGCCTGCGTCAGCTATGTGGATGATCATGTCGGCATGCTCATTGAAAAACTTGAAGCATCCGGCGCCGCGGACGACACCGTGATCGTGCTTTGGGGCGACCACGGCTTCCATCTCGGCGAGCATACCATCTGGGGAAAACACGCCCTCTTTGAAGAATCGTTGCACTCCCCCTTGATCATTATTTCGCCGGAAGTCGAAAAGCCGGGAACGGCCGCCAATGGTGTTGTGGAAACCCTGGATATTTTCCCGACCCTCTGCGACCTCACCGGAGTCGAAACGCCCGACTTCGCCACGGGCAAATCACTCCTGCCCATGCTTCATGATCCGGCAACCCCCGGACATTCGGCTATCGCTTACATAGGCTCGGCAAAAACAGTCCGGACGGACCGCTATCGGTATATCGCCCACAAAAACGGTGAGCAGGAACTCTATGACCACGCCTCGCCGGAAAAAGAAACACGGAATATAGCCGGGCAAAACCCGAAAGTCGTACAGTTACTCCAGAAGATACTGGAAGAGGAGCTGGCGAAGTAA
- a CDS encoding sulfatase family protein, which yields MIYRFIILFFAFGLGLHAEVTAPTDSDRPNIVIIYVDDLARGDVGAFGCPDPGTENIDRLAEQGVMLTNAYTNNAPCCPSRTAVMMGMYTQRFGKYGLSRGVPIPEDKPTMAETLRDAGYMTGIVGLEKWDIGKWDQGALDEGFMEAGMQPPRVPKLNEQGYGHRSWQLDLYGQYGTEVEGNYCVDFIQRHADGDKPFFLYYVPLAVHTPLFEVPQKYLDMLYPDHVGKYKPRQYLRANLLCLDIQIGRILQALDETGAADNTLVIFSSDNGGDPAGQHRPDPYRGGKRGKNRYNLQWEGNYRMPTIFSFPGRLPEGTSYEGMSGTLDFYATAAAIADIEAPDHLDGKNMLPLLTGEQAPDPERIFFWNTHGSEIVRWKQWRLVQFRDQGWRLYDIEEDPSETRNLADRYPEIAAQLEARYTDWLSQMEEPRKPVRPPEALIPHTNGGHHARRPFGRGWMTVERWNQIKDDPSQWSETAARKRFFEALEL from the coding sequence ATGATATATCGTTTCATCATTCTATTCTTCGCCTTCGGGCTTGGTCTTCATGCCGAGGTAACGGCGCCAACCGATAGCGACCGGCCGAATATCGTCATTATTTACGTCGACGACCTCGCCCGCGGCGATGTCGGGGCATTCGGTTGCCCCGACCCGGGCACAGAGAATATCGACCGCCTGGCCGAGCAGGGCGTAATGTTGACCAACGCTTACACCAACAACGCCCCCTGCTGCCCGAGTCGCACCGCAGTGATGATGGGCATGTACACCCAACGGTTTGGCAAGTACGGTCTCTCCCGCGGTGTCCCCATTCCCGAGGACAAGCCGACCATGGCCGAAACCCTCCGCGATGCCGGCTACATGACCGGTATCGTCGGCCTTGAAAAGTGGGACATTGGCAAATGGGACCAGGGCGCGCTCGACGAAGGCTTTATGGAAGCCGGGATGCAGCCCCCGCGTGTGCCCAAGTTGAATGAGCAGGGCTATGGCCACAGATCCTGGCAACTCGATCTTTACGGCCAGTATGGCACCGAGGTGGAAGGCAACTACTGTGTCGACTTCATCCAACGACACGCGGATGGAGACAAGCCCTTCTTCCTTTACTACGTTCCGCTGGCCGTGCACACGCCGCTGTTCGAAGTCCCCCAAAAGTATTTGGATATGCTCTACCCCGATCATGTCGGCAAATACAAGCCCCGCCAATACCTGCGTGCCAATCTGCTCTGCCTGGACATCCAGATCGGGCGCATCCTCCAAGCTTTGGATGAGACCGGCGCGGCCGACAATACTTTGGTCATCTTCAGCAGCGACAACGGTGGTGATCCTGCTGGCCAGCACCGCCCGGATCCCTATCGCGGCGGGAAGCGCGGCAAAAACCGCTATAACCTTCAATGGGAGGGCAACTACCGTATGCCGACAATCTTCTCCTTTCCGGGTCGTCTGCCCGAGGGCACAAGCTACGAAGGCATGTCCGGCACGCTGGATTTCTACGCAACCGCGGCAGCGATTGCCGACATTGAGGCACCTGACCACCTGGACGGTAAAAACATGCTCCCGCTTCTCACCGGCGAGCAAGCCCCCGACCCCGAACGGATCTTTTTCTGGAACACCCACGGCTCCGAAATCGTACGCTGGAAACAGTGGCGCCTCGTGCAGTTCCGCGACCAAGGCTGGCGACTCTACGACATCGAAGAGGACCCCAGCGAGACCCGCAATCTCGCGGACCGCTACCCGGAAATCGCAGCTCAACTGGAAGCGCGCTATACCGACTGGCTCTCGCAAATGGAAGAACCCCGCAAACCAGTTCGGCCACCGGAGGCACTTATCCCCCACACCAACGGCGGTCATCACGCCCGTCGCCCCTTCGGTCGTGGCTGGATGACTGTCGAACGCTGGAACCAGATCAAAGACGACCCCAGCCAGTGGAGTGAGACTGCGGCCCGGAAGCGCTTCTTTGAAGCCCTTGAGCTATAG